The proteins below come from a single Natrinema sp. SYSU A 869 genomic window:
- a CDS encoding 6-hydroxymethylpterin diphosphokinase MptE-like protein, which translates to MEFDEWEPVYEAILRDFGYERAGDERGRDLLGSLLEASFDPTELPIGSDTTVAVAGAGPSLETDQDLERAREADVVAAASTAVDTLASHGVTTDCMVTDLDKNPATVERLTERGVPVAVHGHGDNLDAIRAVVPGCDHEYVLPTTQAAPRDPIHNFGGFTDGDRAAFLVDHLGAAQLTFVGWDFDDPAVDPLKARKLEWAERLLSWLEGRRDERFAVLDGRRDAIETGDLPIA; encoded by the coding sequence ATGGAGTTCGACGAATGGGAGCCGGTCTACGAGGCGATCCTCCGGGATTTCGGCTACGAGCGCGCCGGCGACGAGCGAGGGCGTGACCTCCTCGGCTCCCTTCTCGAGGCGTCGTTCGACCCCACCGAGTTGCCGATCGGTTCCGACACGACCGTCGCCGTCGCGGGTGCCGGACCATCCCTCGAGACCGACCAGGATCTCGAGCGAGCGCGCGAGGCCGATGTCGTCGCCGCCGCGTCCACGGCCGTCGACACGCTCGCGAGCCACGGCGTCACCACTGACTGCATGGTGACCGATCTCGACAAGAACCCGGCGACCGTCGAGCGACTCACCGAACGAGGCGTTCCGGTCGCGGTTCACGGCCATGGTGACAATCTCGACGCGATCCGTGCGGTCGTTCCGGGCTGCGACCACGAGTACGTCCTGCCGACGACACAGGCCGCACCTCGGGACCCAATCCACAATTTCGGCGGCTTCACAGACGGCGACCGAGCGGCGTTTTTGGTGGATCACCTCGGGGCCGCCCAACTCACGTTCGTCGGCTGGGACTTCGACGACCCCGCGGTCGACCCGCTGAAAGCGCGCAAACTCGAGTGGGCCGAACGACTCCTCTCCTGGCTCGAGGGACGTCGCGACGAGCGGTTCGCGGTGCTAGACGGGCGACGAGACGCAATTGAGACGGGCGACCTCCCGATCGCGTAG
- the folP gene encoding dihydropteroate synthase, which translates to MNSVDAAGLGIGDEHPPRIMGVLNVSEESPYDPSVFDDPSEAARYVDADLIDEGADIVDIGLESANKRFDVLSADEELERLHIALETIESVSGDAIFSIETRYAEVADEALSQGFDMVNDICGFADPEMPTICEEHDVAVAKMASPPDIERPGVIEETDWAARKSPDWAADADYVDQVYEALKQNGLTDKTIIDPAFGGWSEAQTLEDDRETFRRLRELRALDRPMLVSINRKNFLGEIAGRETDERLPVSLAATSMAVERGAHVIRTHDVAETRDAALIGKAFTERASASVDGITISRLDVNSTREFRLQLRERGIDPAFADDWGTQLLEVEGLDTDASEQLISIAADHGAVVQRTSDGRLLLMGSTTAVSDVSGRLNGKSGSLDGLGEKLSKLLR; encoded by the coding sequence ATGAACAGCGTCGATGCCGCCGGCCTAGGGATCGGTGACGAGCATCCGCCCCGGATCATGGGCGTGTTGAACGTCAGCGAAGAGTCTCCGTACGACCCGAGCGTCTTCGACGACCCCAGTGAAGCGGCCCGCTACGTTGATGCGGACCTGATCGATGAGGGTGCAGATATCGTCGATATCGGCCTCGAGTCGGCGAACAAGCGCTTCGACGTGCTCTCGGCCGACGAAGAACTCGAGCGACTCCACATCGCACTCGAGACGATCGAGAGCGTCTCCGGGGACGCGATCTTCTCGATCGAGACCCGGTACGCCGAGGTCGCCGACGAGGCGCTTTCCCAGGGATTCGACATGGTCAACGACATCTGTGGGTTCGCCGACCCCGAGATGCCGACCATCTGCGAGGAGCACGACGTCGCCGTCGCGAAGATGGCGAGTCCGCCCGATATCGAGCGGCCGGGTGTCATCGAGGAGACCGACTGGGCGGCACGGAAGTCCCCGGACTGGGCAGCGGACGCCGACTACGTCGACCAGGTGTACGAGGCACTGAAACAGAACGGGCTGACCGACAAGACGATCATCGACCCCGCGTTCGGCGGGTGGAGCGAGGCTCAGACGCTCGAGGACGACCGCGAAACCTTCCGCCGGCTCCGCGAACTCCGTGCGCTCGACCGGCCGATGCTGGTCTCAATCAACCGCAAGAACTTCCTCGGCGAAATCGCGGGCCGCGAGACCGACGAACGGCTGCCGGTGAGTCTGGCAGCGACCTCGATGGCAGTCGAGCGCGGCGCACACGTGATCCGAACCCACGACGTGGCCGAAACGCGGGACGCAGCCCTGATCGGGAAAGCCTTCACCGAGCGTGCGAGTGCCAGCGTCGACGGGATTACGATCTCGCGACTGGACGTGAACTCGACCCGTGAGTTCCGCCTCCAGCTCAGAGAGCGCGGCATCGATCCCGCGTTCGCCGACGATTGGGGGACCCAACTCCTCGAGGTCGAGGGACTCGACACCGACGCCAGCGAGCAGTTGATATCGATCGCAGCGGACCACGGCGCGGTCGTCCAACGCACGTCTGACGGCCGCCTCCTTCTTATGGGATCGACGACAGCCGTTTCCGATGTTTCAGGTCGTCTCAACGGAAAAAGTGGCAGCCTCGACGGCCTCGGAGAGAAGCTGTCAAAGCTGCTGCGTTAA
- a CDS encoding orc1/cdc6 family replication initiation protein, which produces MSANDDRDPLFRYDDPVFADERLLEITHLPGPDRIVGRDEQMQRVADALNPAIFGSEPNHLFIFGKTGTGKSLISRSVTQRVITEAEHDDITVKYAFIDCGEQNTEASIVKTIAQIVNEPDLSGVTIPDRGLGTGDYYKRLWQAIDHCTDVTIVILDEIDMLEDDEVLRKLSRAGENRRISDSSIGIIGISNKIDFPDHLSERVKSSLSRDELVFSPYDANQLVEILEKRRDAFHDGVLSDDVIPLTAALAAQEHGDARKAIDILRNAGRIAKKRNDTRVTADHVRDAKEKTEADRFNELIEGSPQQAKAILYSLTLLTENSSEKEFPTKIIYNQYKEVARRLDFDVLSERRVQEILQEQNFLNVIQSEREGRGRGRGAHAKHRLLENPSIVKKVLLRDSRLAVLEDEE; this is translated from the coding sequence ATGTCCGCCAACGACGATCGAGACCCGCTCTTTCGGTACGACGATCCGGTCTTCGCCGACGAGCGCCTGCTCGAGATCACGCACCTGCCCGGTCCGGATCGGATCGTCGGTCGCGACGAGCAGATGCAACGGGTTGCGGACGCCCTGAATCCCGCGATTTTCGGGAGCGAACCCAACCACCTGTTCATCTTCGGCAAGACCGGCACCGGCAAATCGCTCATTTCGCGGTCAGTCACCCAGCGCGTGATCACCGAAGCCGAGCACGACGATATCACGGTCAAGTACGCCTTCATCGACTGCGGCGAACAGAACACGGAAGCATCTATCGTCAAGACGATCGCTCAGATCGTCAACGAACCCGACCTGAGTGGGGTCACCATCCCCGACCGCGGGCTGGGTACCGGCGACTACTACAAGCGCCTCTGGCAGGCCATCGATCACTGTACCGACGTGACCATCGTCATCTTAGATGAGATCGACATGCTCGAGGACGACGAAGTCCTCCGGAAGCTCTCTCGAGCCGGCGAAAACCGACGGATTTCGGACTCGAGTATCGGTATCATCGGCATCTCGAACAAGATCGACTTCCCCGATCACCTCTCCGAACGCGTCAAATCGAGCCTCTCGCGGGACGAACTTGTCTTTTCGCCGTACGATGCCAACCAGCTCGTCGAAATCTTGGAGAAACGACGCGATGCCTTCCACGACGGGGTGCTTTCTGACGACGTGATTCCGCTGACCGCTGCACTTGCCGCACAGGAACACGGGGATGCACGCAAGGCGATCGACATCCTCCGGAACGCGGGTCGGATCGCGAAGAAGCGAAACGATACGCGGGTCACCGCGGATCACGTCCGGGACGCCAAGGAGAAGACCGAGGCCGACCGCTTCAACGAGTTGATCGAGGGCTCCCCACAGCAGGCCAAGGCGATCCTCTACTCGCTGACGTTGCTGACCGAGAACAGTTCGGAAAAGGAGTTCCCCACGAAGATCATCTACAACCAGTACAAGGAGGTCGCTCGCCGGCTCGACTTTGACGTTCTCTCGGAACGCCGGGTTCAGGAAATCCTCCAGGAACAGAACTTCCTCAACGTGATCCAGTCCGAGCGCGAGGGCCGGGGTCGCGGCCGGGGTGCACACGCGAAACACCGCCTCCTCGAGAACCCCTCGATCGTCAAGAAGGTGCTCCTCCGGGACTCGCGGCTGGCCGTCCTCGAGGACGAGGAGTAG
- a CDS encoding RNA methyltransferase translates to MSDESSDTDRSMDRTSPVVAVVDAQSPGNVGTIARAMKNFGFEDLLLVDPPELDPDGEAYGFAGHAREDVLPNAEEITFDHLAENYHTIGCTAVTNEDDHSHMRFPYSTPAGLAERLPTVEAPTALVFGRERVGLTNEELARIDEICSIPANAEYPVLNLGQAATITLYELRSLTLEETQLPDLERVRAPESTIDRLYDQWAALLEEINHPEEKRDKTMRMLRRVYGRADLTEREANTLLGLIRRATERPAED, encoded by the coding sequence ATGAGCGACGAATCATCCGATACCGACCGTTCTATGGATCGAACGTCGCCGGTCGTCGCCGTCGTTGACGCTCAGTCGCCGGGCAACGTCGGCACGATCGCTCGCGCCATGAAGAACTTCGGCTTCGAGGACCTCCTGCTCGTCGACCCGCCTGAACTCGACCCCGACGGTGAGGCGTACGGCTTCGCTGGGCACGCTCGAGAGGACGTCCTTCCGAACGCCGAGGAGATCACCTTCGATCACCTCGCCGAAAACTACCATACGATTGGCTGTACGGCGGTAACCAATGAGGACGATCACAGCCATATGCGGTTCCCCTACTCGACCCCGGCCGGGCTGGCCGAGCGGTTACCGACCGTCGAGGCACCGACTGCCCTCGTCTTCGGCCGCGAGCGCGTCGGTCTGACGAACGAGGAACTCGCCCGGATCGACGAGATCTGCTCGATCCCCGCGAACGCCGAGTATCCCGTGCTCAATCTCGGGCAGGCCGCCACCATTACCCTCTACGAACTCCGCTCGCTCACTCTCGAGGAGACGCAGTTGCCCGATCTCGAGCGCGTCCGCGCGCCTGAGTCGACGATCGATCGGCTCTATGACCAGTGGGCGGCGCTGCTCGAGGAAATCAACCATCCCGAGGAGAAACGCGACAAGACGATGCGGATGCTACGACGGGTGTACGGGCGGGCCGACCTAACCGAACGCGAGGCGAACACGCTGCTGGGACTCATCCGGCGGGCGACCGAACGGCCGGCCGAGGACTAA